One part of the Streptomyces sp. NBC_00286 genome encodes these proteins:
- the dnaN gene encoding DNA polymerase III subunit beta, which translates to MKIRVERDVLAEAVAWAARSLPARPPAPVLAGLLLKAEEGALSLSSFDYEVSARVSVDAEVDEEGTVLVSGRLLADICRALPNRPVEISTDGVRATVVCGSSRFTLHTLPVEEYPALPQMPSATGTVPGEVFASAAAQVAIAAGRDDTLPVLTGVRIEIEGDTVTLASTDRYRFAVREFLWKPENPEASAVALVPAKTLLDTAKALTSGDSVILALSGSGAGEGLIGFEGAGRRTTTRLLEGDLPKYRSLFPTEFNSIAVIETAPFVEAVKRVALVAERNTPVRLSFEQGVLILEAGSSDDAQAVERVDAQLEGDDVSIAFNPTFLLDGLSAIDSPVAQLSFTTSTKPALLSGKPAVDAEADEAYKYLIMPVRLSG; encoded by the coding sequence GTGAAGATCCGGGTGGAACGCGACGTACTCGCGGAGGCAGTGGCCTGGGCGGCACGCAGCCTCCCGGCACGACCGCCGGCGCCTGTGCTCGCCGGCCTTCTGCTGAAGGCCGAGGAGGGCGCGCTGAGCCTGTCCAGCTTCGACTACGAGGTCTCGGCTCGCGTCTCTGTCGACGCCGAGGTCGACGAGGAAGGCACGGTGCTCGTCTCCGGCCGCCTGCTCGCCGACATCTGCCGCGCCCTGCCCAACCGGCCGGTGGAGATTTCCACAGACGGTGTACGGGCGACGGTGGTCTGCGGTTCCTCGCGCTTCACGCTCCACACCCTGCCTGTGGAGGAGTACCCCGCGCTGCCGCAGATGCCGTCGGCCACGGGCACCGTCCCCGGTGAGGTCTTCGCCTCCGCCGCCGCCCAGGTGGCCATCGCCGCCGGCCGCGACGACACGCTGCCCGTCCTCACCGGCGTACGCATCGAGATCGAGGGCGACACGGTCACGCTGGCGTCCACCGACCGCTACCGCTTCGCGGTACGCGAGTTCCTGTGGAAGCCGGAGAACCCGGAGGCGTCCGCGGTCGCCCTGGTGCCCGCCAAGACGCTCCTGGACACCGCCAAGGCGCTCACGAGCGGTGACAGCGTGATCCTGGCGCTGTCCGGTTCGGGCGCGGGCGAGGGCCTGATCGGCTTCGAGGGCGCGGGCCGGCGTACGACCACGCGCCTGCTGGAGGGCGACCTCCCGAAGTACCGCTCGCTGTTCCCGACAGAGTTCAACTCGATCGCCGTCATCGAGACCGCCCCCTTCGTGGAGGCCGTCAAGCGCGTGGCCCTGGTCGCCGAGCGGAACACGCCGGTGCGGCTCAGCTTCGAGCAGGGTGTGCTGATCCTGGAGGCCGGCTCCAGTGACGACGCACAGGCTGTGGAAAGGGTCGACGCCCAGCTGGAGGGCGACGACGTCTCGATCGCCTTCAACCCGACGTTCCTCCTCGACGGCCTGAGCGCCATCGACTCCCCGGTGGCCCAGCTCTCCTTCACGACGTCCACCAAGCCGGCGCTCCTCAGCGGCAAGCCGGCCGTGGACGCGGAGGCGGACGAGGCGTACAAGTACCTGATCATGCCGGTGCGGCTGAGCGGCTGA
- the dnaA gene encoding chromosomal replication initiator protein DnaA has translation MADVPADLAAVWPRVLEELLGEGRGQGVEAKDEHWIKRCQPLALVADTALLAVPNEFAKGVLEGRLAPIVSDTLSRECGRPIRIAITVDDSAGEPPPTPPAQRRPRYEETELPSAQSGRDGYEGRDGRDAYEGRDGYDGYGRHRDDDRPRERNHDQGRPDQLPAARADQLPSPRADQLPTARADQLPTARPAYPDYQPRPEQGSWPRPSQGDDYGWQQQRLGFPERDPYATPQQDYRPQSLERSRYEQQRADYDQPRSDYDQRPDRRQLPEQPSPSGSGHVHRGGPVGSTLPAPSGAPGPLAAQPAPATGPGEPTARLNPKYLFDTFVIGASNRFAHAAAVAVAEAPAKAYNPLFIYGESGLGKTHLLHAIGHYARSLYPGTRVRYVSSEEFTNEFINSIRDGKGDSFRKRYREMDILLVDDIQFLADKESTQEEFFHTFNTLHNANKQIVLSSDRPPKQLVTLEDRLRNRFEWGLITDVQPPELETRIAILRKKAVQEQLNAPPEVLEFIASRISRNIRELEGALIRVTAFASLNRQPVDLGLTEIVLKDLIPGGENAAPEITATAIMAATADYFGHTVEDLCGASRSRILVTARQIAMYLCRELTDLSLPKIGAQFGNRDHTTVMHADRKIRALMAERRSIYNQVTELTNRIKNS, from the coding sequence GTGGCTGACGTACCTGCCGATCTTGCCGCAGTGTGGCCACGCGTACTGGAGGAACTCCTCGGTGAAGGGCGAGGGCAGGGCGTCGAGGCGAAGGACGAGCACTGGATCAAGCGCTGCCAGCCGCTGGCACTGGTCGCGGACACCGCGCTGCTCGCGGTCCCTAACGAATTCGCGAAAGGTGTGCTCGAGGGCCGCCTGGCGCCGATCGTCAGTGACACGCTGAGCCGCGAGTGCGGCCGACCGATCCGTATCGCGATCACCGTCGACGACTCCGCCGGCGAACCCCCGCCGACGCCCCCCGCCCAGCGCCGACCCCGCTATGAGGAGACCGAACTCCCGTCCGCGCAGAGCGGCAGGGACGGATACGAGGGACGAGACGGAAGAGACGCGTACGAGGGGCGCGACGGATACGACGGGTACGGCCGCCACCGCGACGACGACCGACCGCGCGAACGCAACCACGACCAGGGCCGTCCCGACCAGCTTCCCGCTGCCCGCGCCGACCAACTCCCCTCCCCCCGCGCGGATCAGCTTCCCACCGCCCGCGCGGATCAGCTTCCCACCGCCCGCCCTGCGTATCCCGACTACCAGCCGCGCCCCGAGCAGGGCAGCTGGCCACGGCCCTCGCAGGGCGACGACTACGGCTGGCAGCAGCAACGGCTCGGCTTCCCGGAGCGGGACCCCTATGCCACGCCTCAGCAGGACTACCGGCCACAGTCCCTGGAGCGCTCCCGCTACGAGCAGCAGAGGGCCGACTACGACCAGCCGCGCTCCGACTACGACCAGCGGCCGGACCGCCGCCAACTGCCCGAGCAGCCGTCGCCGTCCGGCAGCGGTCACGTCCACCGCGGCGGCCCCGTCGGCTCGACCCTGCCCGCCCCCAGCGGCGCACCCGGCCCGCTGGCCGCGCAGCCGGCCCCCGCGACAGGTCCGGGCGAGCCAACCGCCCGCCTGAATCCGAAGTACCTCTTCGACACGTTCGTCATCGGAGCCTCGAACCGTTTCGCGCACGCGGCCGCGGTCGCCGTCGCCGAGGCACCAGCGAAGGCGTACAACCCCCTCTTCATCTACGGGGAGTCGGGACTCGGCAAGACACACCTGCTGCACGCGATCGGCCACTACGCCCGCAGCCTCTACCCGGGCACGCGCGTCCGGTATGTGAGCTCGGAGGAGTTCACCAACGAGTTCATCAACTCCATCCGCGACGGCAAGGGCGACAGTTTCCGCAAGCGCTACCGCGAGATGGACATCCTTCTTGTCGACGACATCCAGTTCCTCGCGGACAAGGAGTCGACGCAGGAGGAGTTCTTCCACACCTTCAACACGCTCCACAACGCGAACAAGCAGATCGTGCTGTCCTCGGACCGGCCGCCCAAGCAGCTGGTGACCCTGGAGGACCGGCTGCGGAACCGTTTCGAGTGGGGGCTGATCACCGATGTCCAGCCGCCCGAGCTGGAGACGCGTATCGCCATCCTTCGTAAGAAGGCGGTGCAGGAGCAGCTCAACGCCCCTCCGGAGGTACTGGAGTTCATCGCCTCGCGGATCTCGCGGAACATCCGCGAGCTGGAGGGCGCGCTGATCCGCGTCACGGCGTTCGCCTCGCTCAACCGGCAGCCGGTCGACCTCGGCCTCACGGAGATCGTCCTCAAGGACCTGATCCCGGGCGGCGAGAACGCGGCTCCTGAGATCACGGCGACGGCCATCATGGCCGCGACCGCCGACTACTTCGGCCACACCGTGGAGGACCTGTGCGGAGCTTCGCGCAGCCGCATCCTGGTGACGGCCCGGCAGATCGCCATGTACCTGTGCCGGGAACTCACCGACCTGTCGCTCCCGAAGATCGGCGCACAGTTCGGCAACCGTGACCACACGACCGTCATGCACGCCGACCGCAAGATCCGCGCCCTGATGGCCGAGCGCCGCTCCATCTACAACCAGGTCACCGAGCTCACGAACCGCATCAAGAACAGCTGA
- the rpmH gene encoding 50S ribosomal protein L34 has translation MSKRTFQPNNRRRAKTHGFRLRMRTRAGRAILASRRGKGRARLSA, from the coding sequence GTGAGCAAGCGCACCTTCCAGCCGAACAACCGTCGTCGCGCGAAGACCCACGGCTTCCGGCTGCGCATGCGCACCCGTGCCGGCCGCGCGATTCTCGCGTCCCGCCGTGGCAAGGGTCGCGCCCGCCTGTCCGCCTGA
- the rnpA gene encoding ribonuclease P protein component produces the protein MLPTENRLRRREDFATAVRRGRRAGRPLLVVHLRSGAMDPHAPGESAPPSRAGFVVSKAVGGAVVRNKVKRRLRHLMRDRVALLPPGSLVVVRALPGAGDADHAQLAQDLDAALRRLLGGGAR, from the coding sequence GTGCTGCCTACCGAGAATCGGCTGAGGCGGCGCGAGGACTTCGCGACCGCGGTACGCCGGGGGCGCCGGGCCGGACGCCCGCTTCTCGTCGTCCACCTGCGTAGTGGTGCAATGGACCCGCACGCGCCTGGGGAGAGCGCTCCCCCGTCGCGTGCGGGTTTCGTTGTCAGCAAGGCGGTGGGGGGCGCGGTCGTTCGCAACAAGGTGAAGCGCAGACTTCGTCATCTGATGCGCGATCGAGTGGCCCTGCTGCCCCCCGGTAGCCTGGTAGTCGTACGAGCGCTGCCCGGTGCGGGTGACGCCGACCATGCACAGCTGGCCCAAGACCTGGATGCCGCTCTGCGGCGGCTACTGGGAGGGGGCGCGCGATGA
- the yidD gene encoding membrane protein insertion efficiency factor YidD, giving the protein MKYPLLALIKLYQWTISPLLGPVCKYYPSCSHYGYQAIDRHGAIKGTALTAWRILRCNPWSLGGVDHVPPRKRPRWHEMLRHTWSARKGGNSAAEPATGGHGMSDQPSSPAAETPSHAQGA; this is encoded by the coding sequence ATGAAGTACCCACTGCTGGCTCTCATCAAGCTGTACCAGTGGACCATCAGCCCGCTGCTCGGGCCGGTGTGCAAGTACTACCCGTCGTGCTCCCACTACGGGTACCAGGCCATCGACCGTCATGGCGCGATCAAGGGAACGGCGCTCACTGCCTGGCGCATCCTGCGGTGCAATCCGTGGTCGCTGGGCGGCGTGGATCACGTACCGCCGCGCAAGCGTCCGCGGTGGCACGAAATGCTTCGTCACACCTGGAGCGCACGCAAGGGCGGGAACTCCGCCGCCGAACCGGCCACCGGAGGGCACGGTATGTCCGACCAGCCCTCGAGCCCGGCCGCCGAGACCCCGTCCCATGCTCAAGGAGCCTGA
- the yidC gene encoding membrane protein insertase YidC, with translation MDTIASLFSFITTPVSWVIVQFHTVYGALFGDDTGWAWGLSIVSLVILIRICLIPLFVKQIKATRAMQTLQPEMKKIQERYKNDKQRQSEEMMKLYKETGTNPLSSCLPILAQSPFFFALYHVLNSIANNDTVGVINDRLLESAQQAHIFGAPLAAKFTDSSSDVAALDASLTTVRIVTAVMILLMSASQFYTQRQLMTKNVDTTVKTPFMQQQKMLMYVFPIMFAVFGINFPVGVLVYWLTTNVWTMGQQMYVIHNNPTPGSKAQASYLERLYKRVTHHGKTRGRGEKAIVKAIVAKGRDRNEYERKFINGLIKAGLAAQADGTVVKSEVTTVAETEDGTPATSTPKRQQPKRQSKSRRQSGASHGGAGGAKTTDDSGAKTSLSKSDGPQDAKPTGGKPASGGKPASGGKSTSGGTRSKAQSGRKGPQRPKSPSKK, from the coding sequence GTGGACACGATTGCCAGTCTCTTCAGCTTCATCACGACACCCGTTTCCTGGGTCATCGTCCAGTTCCACACGGTGTACGGCGCCCTCTTCGGCGATGACACCGGCTGGGCCTGGGGCCTTTCCATCGTGTCCCTGGTGATCCTGATCCGAATCTGCCTGATCCCGCTCTTCGTGAAGCAGATCAAGGCGACCCGGGCCATGCAGACGCTCCAGCCCGAGATGAAGAAGATCCAGGAGCGCTACAAGAACGACAAGCAGCGTCAGTCCGAAGAGATGATGAAGCTGTACAAGGAGACGGGCACCAACCCGCTTTCCTCGTGCCTTCCCATCCTGGCGCAGTCCCCGTTCTTCTTCGCCCTGTATCACGTGCTCAACAGCATCGCGAACAACGACACCGTCGGTGTGATCAACGATCGTCTGCTGGAGAGTGCCCAGCAGGCGCATATCTTCGGTGCGCCGCTTGCCGCGAAGTTCACCGACAGCTCGTCGGATGTCGCCGCGCTCGACGCCTCGCTGACCACCGTCCGCATCGTCACCGCGGTCATGATCCTCCTGATGTCGGCGTCGCAGTTCTACACGCAGCGCCAGCTGATGACGAAGAACGTCGACACCACGGTGAAGACACCGTTCATGCAGCAGCAGAAGATGCTGATGTACGTCTTCCCCATCATGTTCGCCGTCTTCGGCATCAACTTCCCCGTCGGTGTCCTCGTCTACTGGCTGACCACCAACGTGTGGACCATGGGCCAGCAGATGTACGTGATCCACAACAACCCGACCCCGGGTTCCAAGGCTCAGGCCTCCTACCTGGAGCGTCTGTACAAGCGCGTCACGCACCACGGCAAGACGCGCGGCCGCGGTGAGAAGGCCATCGTCAAGGCCATTGTCGCCAAGGGCCGTGACCGCAATGAGTACGAGCGCAAGTTCATCAACGGTCTGATCAAGGCGGGCCTCGCGGCCCAGGCCGATGGCACGGTGGTGAAGAGCGAGGTCACGACCGTCGCCGAGACCGAGGACGGCACCCCGGCGACCAGCACCCCCAAGCGTCAGCAGCCCAAGCGCCAGAGCAAGTCCCGGCGTCAGTCGGGCGCCAGCCATGGCGGTGCCGGTGGCGCCAAGACGACGGATGACTCCGGGGCGAAGACCTCCCTGAGCAAGTCCGACGGGCCACAGGACGCCAAGCCGACGGGGGGCAAGCCCGCCTCCGGCGGTAAGCCTGCCTCGGGTGGCAAGTCCACTTCCGGTGGCACACGCAGCAAGGCCCAGTCCGGACGCAAGGGTCCGCAGCGGCCCAAGTCCCCCTCCAAGAAGTAA